The following DNA comes from Candidatus Binatia bacterium.
GGGCTCAAGCTGACCCACGCCGAGATCTCCGAGAAGATCTACAACGTCTACGACCGCGAGGGGATCGAGTACCAGCAGGTCTTCGATCTCTTCCTCAAGGAAGAGCTGGACCGGATCGACTACAAGATCCTCACCAGCGCCATCGTCGCCTACCGCCGCGCCCGCGACTCCTACCTGGTCCTCTACCCGCACGTGAACCTGACCCTGATGGAGCTGGCCCGCCGCGGGCTCCGCCTCGCCGTCGTCTCCGACGCGCCGCGCTTCCAGGCCTGGCTGCGCCTGGCCCATCTCCAGCTCCAGCACGTCTTCGAGCCGGTGGTCGCGTTCGAGGACACCGGCGAGCGGAAGCCCTCGCCCAAGCCGTTCCAGCGCGCGCTCGAGATCCTCGGCATCGGACCCGACGAGGCGATCATGATCGGGGACTGGCCCGAGCGCGACGTGGTCGGGGCCAAGAAGGCGGGGATCCGAACGGCCTTCGCCCGCTATGGGGACACCTTCGACACCCGCGAGTCGGGGGCCGACTACGACCTGAACGACATCCACGAGCTGGTGGAGATCGTGGACCGCCTGAACGGAGCCGACTAGCCGCCGCATGGTGAGCGTCGGGGTGGACATCGTGGAGGTGGAGCGGATCCGCCGGGCGATCGGACGGTGGGGCCCGCTGTTCCTGGAAAAGGTCTTCACCCCGGCCGAGATCGCCTACTGCCGCGGGAAGGCGCGCGAGGCCGAGTCGTTCGCCGTGCGCTTTGCCGCGAAGGAAGCCTTCGCCAAGGCGCTCAAGGTGGGGAAGGCGTCGGTCTGGCAGGAGGTGGAGGTGGTCCGGAGCGAATCGCCGCGCCCCGCGCTGGCCCTGGCCGGAACCGCGCTCGCCCTCGCCGGGTCCCGCCGCGTCGACGTCTCCCTCTCGCACATCCCGACCTATGCCGTCGCCGTGGTCCTGGTGGAGGACTGATGCGCCTTCCGCCGCTCGAGTCGCGCGCGGTCACGGCCGAGCAGATGGCGGCCCTCGACCGCGCCACGATCCAGGGCCGCGGGGTACCCTCGCTCGCGTTGATGGAGCGCGCGGGCCGCGAGGCGGCGAAACGGATCGCGTCGTGGTGGCGGAGCGACGGCGCAGCGCTCTACGGGACCGCCCCGGGCGCGGCAGGGGCGTCGCGGCCCGCCGGCGCTCCGGCACGCGGCAAAGCCGGAGCGCGGAAGCCCGCGGCGCGCCGGGCTCCGGCGGGCGGGAATGTCCTGATTCTCTGCGGGCGCGGCAACAACGGCGGCGACGGCTTCGTCGCGGCCCGGTATCTCAAGGGGCTCGGCTTCACCGTGCGCGCCGCGGTCGCGGCCGAAGAGGGCTCCCTCTCGCCCGACGCGCGGACCAACGCCGACGCCTGCGCGCGGGCGCGCATCCCGATCACCTTCCTTCCCGATCCCCGGGGATGGGGGCCCGGAAGCGAGGTGGCGCTCGCCGCCCGCAACACGGCCTTCCTCGTGGACGCCCTGCTCGGCACCGGGTCGACCGGCGCGCCGCGGGGAGCGATCGGGGCGGCGATCGAGATGGCCGACGGCTCGGGGCGGCCGGTCGCCTCGATCGACCTCCCCTCGGGGGTGGACGGCTCCACCGGCTACGCCGAGGAGCCCTCGATCCGGGCGGCGCTCACGGTCACGCTGGCCGTCGTGAAGACGGGGCTCATGCTGGAGCCGGGACGAAGCCACGCGGGCCGGGTCGAGACCGTGGACATCGGGATCCCGCCCGACCTCGTCGCCGAGCAGCCCGCCTCGCTCCTCATGGCCGACGCGGGCTGGGCGCGGTCGCTCCTGCCGCGCCGCCCGGCCGACGCGCACAAGGGCTCCATGGGGCGCGTGCTCCTCATCGGCGGGAGCGGCGGGATGATGGGCGCGGTGGCGATGGCCTCCGAATCGGTGCTTCGCGCCGGCGCCGGGTACGCCGTCGCGGCCGTGCCGCGCTCCTGCGTCGATGTGCTGGAGTCGCGGGTCCCGGCGGTCGTGAAGCGCGGGATGCCGGAGACGCCGGCCCGCGCGCTCGCGCTCGACGCGCTCGACCCCATCCTGAACGAGGCGCTCCACGCCGACGTGATGCTGATCGGACCTGGCGCCTCGCGCGATCCGGAGACCGCCGAGCTGGTGCGGGCCCTGGTGGAACGGGTCGAGTGCCCGATCCTGCTCGACGCCGACGGCCTGAACGCTTTCGAGGGGCGACCGCTCCGCCGCCTGCACGCACCGCTCCTGGTTTCGCCCCACTACGGCGAGGCGGCCCGGCTCACCGGGCGGCTCATCGCCGAGGTGGCGCGCGATCCCATGGGATGGGCGCGCCGCTTCTCGGCGCAGAGCAACGCCATCGTGTGCCTCAAGTCCACGCCGATGCTGACGGCGGCTCCGGCCGAGCCTTTGATCCTGAACGCGAGCGGCAACCCCGGCATGGCCACGGCGGGGGCGGGGGACGCCCTCTCCGGCGTCATCTCGGGGCTCTTGGCACAGGGGATGGATCCGTCCGAAGCGGCCGCGGTGGGATGCTTCGTCCACGGGCTCGCCGGCGACGTGGCGGCCCGGCGGAAGGGCATGCGCGGGATGATCGCCACCGACATCGTCGAGGCGATCCCGGCGGCGCTGGTCGCGCTGGAAGTCGGCGCGATCGAGGAGTCGGAGGCGCGATGACCGCAGGCTTCCGGCCCGCTAGCGAGGCGGCGCCATGAACCCCAAGGGTCCCGGGCGCGACGATCCCGACGGCCGCCGGCGCGGCGCCGGACCGAGCGCCGAGCGCTCCGCGGCCTCACGGAACCGCGCGGTGCGGATCGCGCTGGCCCACGACCTGGTGCGGGCCGGGCGGATTCTCGACCGCCGCGGGATGATCGCCGCCAGCGAAGGCAACCTGAGCGCGAGGATGTCCGTGGATCGCGTGCTGATCACGCGGCGCGGAAAGCGCAAGGGGGACCTCACCCCGCGCGACTTCGTGGAGCTCACGCTGATGGAGCCGCGCGATTCCGTAGCCCGCGGCGTCGCCTCGACCGAGCACCGCGTCCATCTCGTCGCCTATGCGGTGCGGCGCGACGTCGAGGCGATCGTGCACGCGCATCCGGTGGCCCTCACCGCGTTCGCGCTGCGCGGGCACGCTCCCGACTTCTCGCGCATCGACGAGGCGCGCGCCATCCTGGGGCAGGTCGGATTCGTGCGCTACCACGCCTCGGGAAGCGACGACCTGGCCGAGGCGGTCGGGCTCGCGCTCGATCCGCCGGGGGTCCTCGCGCCGGCGGTGCTGGTGCTGCAGAACCACGGGGCGATCTCGGTGGGGTCGAACGTGGAGGAGGCGGTCTCGCGGATGGAGATCGCGGAGCATCTCGCGGCGGCGATGCTCCTGGCCGAGCGGCGCTGAGCCGGCGCGGCCCCGTCCGCGACCCGCCGCGCTACTCCCCGATGATCTTGATCAGCACCCGCTTGGCCCGCCGCCCGTCGAACTCGCCGTAGAAGATCTGCTCCCACGGCCCGAAGTCGAGCTTCCCCTTCGTCACCGCCACGACCACCTCCCGCCCCATCACCTGGCGCTTCAGATGGGCGTCGGCGTTGTCCTCGCCGGTGCGGTTGTGTCGGTAGCGCGCGGGGCTCGCGTCGAAGGGGGCCAGGTCCTCGAGCCACTTCTTGTAGTCGGCGTGCAGCCCGGACTCGTCGTCGTTGATGAACACGCTCGCCGTGATGTGCATCGCGTTCACCAGGCAGAGTCCCTCGGCGATCCCGCTCTCCTGAAGCGCGGCCTCCACCTCGGGGGTGATGTTCACGAACTCCATGCGGGCCGGGATCTCGAAGGTGAGGGTCTTTCGGAAATGCCGCATGGCGGCATTCTACGCCAGAGGCAGATCCAGGCTGAAGGCCGAGCCCGCGCCCGCCCGGCTCGCGGCCGTCAGCGTCCCGTCCATCCGCTCGGCCAGCTGCTTCGCCATGGCAAGCCCCAGGCCCATGCCGCCGACGCGTCGCGTCGCGGACCCGTCCACCTGGCTGAACGACTCGAACAGCGTGCTCATGTGGTCGGGAGCGATGCCGGGGCCGTCGTCCTTGACGGTGATCCGCGCCCAGCTCCGGCCGCCACGCTCCGCGCGGCTCACCTCGATCCCGATGCGGGAGCCCTCCGGCGTGAACTTGACGGCGTTGTCCACCAGCGCGTCGACGATCTGGAGCAGGCGCTGGCGGTCGAAGCGGACCGGCGGCAGGTCGGGCTCGGCGAGGAAGGCGAGCTCCCGAAGGCCCTGCGTGACGCCGGGCAGCCGCTCCTCGTAGTAGCGCCGCAGCGGTTCGATGACGTCCGCGGACTCCAGATGCAGCTCGATCCCGTTCCGCCGCAGCTCGGAGAAATCGAGCAGCTTCTCCAGCGCGCCCTTGAGATTCTGCGCCTCGCCGAGCGCCGCGTTCAGGAACTCGGCGGACTCGGGGGCCGGCTTCTCGGTCTCGATCACGATCTGCAGCGAGGCGATCACGACGGTCAACGGGGTGCGCAGCTCATGATTCACGTTGCTCAGGAACTCCGATTTCAGGCGGTCCAGCTCCATCAGATTTTCGTTGGCGAGGCGAAGCTGCCGGTTGTTCTCCAGGAGCCGGTTGTAGAGCTTGGTGTTGTGGAGCGCGACGCCGACCATGCCGAGCGAGGTCTGCAGCCCCTGCAGCTCCACGGGACCGTAGCTCCCCGCGCCGAGGCGAGGCCCGATCGCCAGAAATCCGAGGACCTCGCCCCGCGTGAGGATGGGCGCAAAAAGCTCGATCGACTCGCGTCGCGCCAGGAGTGCGGCGGCGCGCGCCGGCTCGTCCGTCATCTCCCCGGCCGGCACGATACGCGGCTCCCGCGTGAAGCGCTCGAGCAGCCAGCCTCCGCAGACGCTGCCCAGTGCGGCGGCGGTCCGCCGGTCCATGCCGTGACTGCGGAGCAGCACCGGCGCCGAGCGCCCGTGCTCGGAGATCAGCCAGAGCGCGGCACGCGCGGTTCCGAGCTGCCCCATGAGATTGAAGAGGACCAGGTCGGCGACCCCATAGAGGTCGAGCGAGATCGTCAGCTCCTGGCTGAGCTCCGAGAGCGCGAGCAGCTCGTGCTCCCGGCGCGCGACCAGGCGCAGGGCGTGGCCCGTCGCGTCGGGCTCCGGCGGAGCCGTCACCGGGCGCCCCGGCGCTGCCGTCACCGGGGGCTCCGGCGC
Coding sequences within:
- the acpS gene encoding holo-ACP synthase; the protein is MVSVGVDIVEVERIRRAIGRWGPLFLEKVFTPAEIAYCRGKAREAESFAVRFAAKEAFAKALKVGKASVWQEVEVVRSESPRPALALAGTALALAGSRRVDVSLSHIPTYAVAVVLVED
- a CDS encoding ATP-binding protein; its protein translation is MTAAPGRPVTAPPEPDATGHALRLVARREHELLALSELSQELTISLDLYGVADLVLFNLMGQLGTARAALWLISEHGRSAPVLLRSHGMDRRTAAALGSVCGGWLLERFTREPRIVPAGEMTDEPARAAALLARRESIELFAPILTRGEVLGFLAIGPRLGAGSYGPVELQGLQTSLGMVGVALHNTKLYNRLLENNRQLRLANENLMELDRLKSEFLSNVNHELRTPLTVVIASLQIVIETEKPAPESAEFLNAALGEAQNLKGALEKLLDFSELRRNGIELHLESADVIEPLRRYYEERLPGVTQGLRELAFLAEPDLPPVRFDRQRLLQIVDALVDNAVKFTPEGSRIGIEVSRAERGGRSWARITVKDDGPGIAPDHMSTLFESFSQVDGSATRRVGGMGLGLAMAKQLAERMDGTLTAASRAGAGSAFSLDLPLA
- a CDS encoding class II aldolase/adducin family protein; amino-acid sequence: MNPKGPGRDDPDGRRRGAGPSAERSAASRNRAVRIALAHDLVRAGRILDRRGMIAASEGNLSARMSVDRVLITRRGKRKGDLTPRDFVELTLMEPRDSVARGVASTEHRVHLVAYAVRRDVEAIVHAHPVALTAFALRGHAPDFSRIDEARAILGQVGFVRYHASGSDDLAEAVGLALDPPGVLAPAVLVLQNHGAISVGSNVEEAVSRMEIAEHLAAAMLLAERR
- a CDS encoding secondary thiamine-phosphate synthase enzyme YjbQ, whose amino-acid sequence is MRHFRKTLTFEIPARMEFVNITPEVEAALQESGIAEGLCLVNAMHITASVFINDDESGLHADYKKWLEDLAPFDASPARYRHNRTGEDNADAHLKRQVMGREVVVAVTKGKLDFGPWEQIFYGEFDGRRAKRVLIKIIGE
- a CDS encoding HAD-IA family hydrolase, yielding MIQAIIFDLDNTLTDFMKMKRAAIDAAVDGMIDAGLKLTHAEISEKIYNVYDREGIEYQQVFDLFLKEELDRIDYKILTSAIVAYRRARDSYLVLYPHVNLTLMELARRGLRLAVVSDAPRFQAWLRLAHLQLQHVFEPVVAFEDTGERKPSPKPFQRALEILGIGPDEAIMIGDWPERDVVGAKKAGIRTAFARYGDTFDTRESGADYDLNDIHELVEIVDRLNGAD
- a CDS encoding NAD(P)H-hydrate dehydratase translates to MRLPPLESRAVTAEQMAALDRATIQGRGVPSLALMERAGREAAKRIASWWRSDGAALYGTAPGAAGASRPAGAPARGKAGARKPAARRAPAGGNVLILCGRGNNGGDGFVAARYLKGLGFTVRAAVAAEEGSLSPDARTNADACARARIPITFLPDPRGWGPGSEVALAARNTAFLVDALLGTGSTGAPRGAIGAAIEMADGSGRPVASIDLPSGVDGSTGYAEEPSIRAALTVTLAVVKTGLMLEPGRSHAGRVETVDIGIPPDLVAEQPASLLMADAGWARSLLPRRPADAHKGSMGRVLLIGGSGGMMGAVAMASESVLRAGAGYAVAAVPRSCVDVLESRVPAVVKRGMPETPARALALDALDPILNEALHADVMLIGPGASRDPETAELVRALVERVECPILLDADGLNAFEGRPLRRLHAPLLVSPHYGEAARLTGRLIAEVARDPMGWARRFSAQSNAIVCLKSTPMLTAAPAEPLILNASGNPGMATAGAGDALSGVISGLLAQGMDPSEAAAVGCFVHGLAGDVAARRKGMRGMIATDIVEAIPAALVALEVGAIEESEAR